The Chitinophaga caeni genome segment GGCTTGCTCACCTGTTCAGGGGATAGGAAAGCCAAAGATATCCTGGGGGCCACGCCCTCTTCCCTACGCAAGCTTGTCCAAAAGGCGATATCGATCATCTTTTGCACCATCTCGGTAGAAGGAGCTTCCGCGATATCTGTTTCCTCTTCTGCCTTTGCTACTGCTATATGTTTAGAAAAATGAAACGCGATCTTATCCGCAACATTTGCTGCTGCTTGGTATGTAGCTGTAAATTTCTTTTCCATGCTCTTGATTGTATTTTTCGTTCTTCTTACCTACCATTCCGCAAACCGATCTATCAAATTTAATATTTTCCTCATTTTCAACGGAATTGCGCGAAATTTGTTACGATACAATTACTTTAGTGGCGTATTATTAGTTTATTCAACATACAAGGTATGCTATCTTTGGAAAGGGTACATCATATCGCTATTATTTGCAGTGATTATGAAAGATCGAAGCATTTTTACACGCAGATCCTCGGTTTGCAAATCATAAGGGAAATATACCGCGGTGAAAGGCTGTCATACAAGCTCGACCTGGCATTGAATGATCAGTATATAATAGAGTTATTCTCATTCCCGAACCCGCCGCCACGTAAATCGGGACCTGAAGCTACCGGCTTGAGGCACTTGGCATTTGCCGTGAAAAATATTGAAAGTTCCCGCGGTTACCTGTTACAACAAAATATTGAAGTTGAACCGGTACGGGTTGATCCCTACACGCAAAAAAAGTTTACATTCTTCGCGGATCCCGATGGATTACCATTAGAGCTATATGAAATTTAGCTTTCACAGGTAACAAACCGGGTATAATCCTCGAATCGTCCTACCAAATCAATGAATCGTGAAATTATAATATTTCATTTCAGCATTGCTTTGCATAAAAAAATTATGCCATCATTAGCGAAATGGTTAGGAGATACCTTGGAGTCCGTAATGGCTTCTAAATTCATCCAAGTAAAATTAACGGGCAAAGAACTGGTCGCTCCTGCTGTCGTGAAACTCTATTTCGAAGGGAATTTACAAGGCATCCCCTTCCATGAAGGCAATGCCGTAGCATTCCG includes the following:
- the gloA2 gene encoding SMU1112c/YaeR family gloxylase I-like metalloprotein, giving the protein MLSLERVHHIAIICSDYERSKHFYTQILGLQIIREIYRGERLSYKLDLALNDQYIIELFSFPNPPPRKSGPEATGLRHLAFAVKNIESSRGYLLQQNIEVEPVRVDPYTQKKFTFFADPDGLPLELYEI